A single genomic interval of Corylus avellana chromosome ca10, CavTom2PMs-1.0 harbors:
- the LOC132162912 gene encoding uncharacterized protein LOC132162912 translates to MEGQVGQLANQVGEREKGKFPSQPIPNPKGQFVIGSSSASTHGQEHMQAITTLRLGKQVDNQVVMPKEATEAAEEKENQDKLAEDTRPDIAIPIAEDPSRKYIPKASYPERLIAPKKAFKRKTNVPNSILGVGFGGQCKSTAIFSICSAGIGRVEIHFNYTSVRRQIVKVPRGIIEDVLIKVDKFYYPLDFIILNTETENAEIQVPIILGQPFECEEVRSTCLIEEIVEKTVNEPYIEDPLGECLIALGSDMKLDILLEQDDALLDSTPKIETETAEITLTSSPDPSSLAVELVKRELKPLPDTLKYKYLDPTESLPVIIVAGLDSD, encoded by the exons ATGGAAGGGCAAGTTGGCCAGCTAGCGAATCaagtgggggaaagagaaaaaggaaagttcCCAAGTCAACCGATAcctaacccaaaagggcaatttgtTATTGGGAGTTCCTCTGCCTCAACTCATGGTCAGGAGCATATGCAAGCCATCACCACTTTGAGGTTAGGCAAACAagtggataatcaagtggtcatGCCTAAAGAGGCCACTGAGGctgcagaagagaaggaaaaccagGACAAGCTTGCAGAAGACACAAGACCCGACATTGCCATTCCGATTGCTGAGGATCCTTCCAGAAAGTATATACCCAAAGCTTCGTATCCAGAAAGACTAATAGCACCAAAGAAAGCTTTCAAGAGGAAGACGAATGTCCCCAACTCTATCTTAGGAGTTGGATTTGGGGGCCAGTGTAAATCTACTGCCATATTCAGTATATGTTCAGCTGGGATTGGGAgagttgaaatccacttcaattacacttcagtAAGGCGACAAATTGTGAAGGTTCCaaggggaattattgaagacgtgctgatcaaagttgataagttctactacCCTCTGGACTTCATCATCTTAAATACAGAGACGGaaaatgcagaaattcaagttccaatcatattagg GCAGCCATTTGAGTGTGAGGAGGTTagaagcacatgcttaattgaggagatagtagagaaaactgtcaatgaaCCATATATTGAAGACCCCTTAGGAGAATGCCTGATTGCACTGGGAAGTGACATGAAACTGGACATACTATTGGAACAAGATGACGCCTTGTTAGACTCAACTCCTAAGATAGAGACGGAGACTGCAGAAATTACTTTGACATCATCCcctgatccatcttcattagcagtTGAGCTTGTCAAGCGggagttgaagcctctaccTGACACCCTGAAGTACAAGTATCTAGATCCTACAGAATCTCTACCAGTGATCATTGTTGCCGGCCTAGATAGTGATTAG